The proteins below are encoded in one region of Fervidicoccaceae archaeon:
- a CDS encoding 5-formyltetrahydrofolate cyclo-ligase, with translation MVGDSRLGSLCKRNEEIKRLKAEIRESVWRALEEAGVTAPPRPVRGRIPNFIGAERAALALLSTPEWQRAETVKVNPDSPQKHVRRATLLEGKTLVVPTPRLREGFILLEPSRLTRREIDRAATIAGSFKYGRRISLGELRSLGRVDLIVEGSVAVNKRGERLGKGEGYGELEFAVLRELELVDDSTPIATTVHEMQLLEIELPQDPWDVPVDIIATNSRLLRCDRAAIRPLGVLWECVDDEMRARIPILAELERISPRRAR, from the coding sequence TTGGTCGGTGACTCTCGTTTGGGCTCACTTTGCAAGCGCAACGAGGAGATCAAGAGGCTCAAGGCCGAGATCCGCGAGAGCGTCTGGAGAGCGCTCGAGGAGGCTGGCGTGACGGCACCGCCTAGACCAGTTCGCGGGAGGATACCCAACTTCATTGGAGCGGAGAGGGCGGCTCTCGCTCTCCTCTCCACGCCCGAGTGGCAGCGGGCCGAGACGGTGAAGGTCAACCCGGATTCCCCGCAGAAGCACGTCAGACGAGCTACCCTCTTAGAAGGCAAGACTCTGGTCGTTCCCACGCCCAGGCTGCGGGAGGGATTCATTCTACTGGAACCCTCTCGTCTCACGCGTCGAGAGATCGACCGCGCGGCGACAATAGCCGGGTCGTTCAAGTATGGGCGGAGGATCTCGCTCGGCGAGCTGAGATCGCTGGGACGCGTGGACCTCATCGTGGAGGGAAGTGTGGCCGTAAACAAGAGAGGAGAGAGGTTGGGTAAGGGGGAAGGCTACGGCGAGCTCGAATTCGCGGTGCTTCGAGAATTGGAGCTAGTCGATGATTCGACGCCGATAGCCACCACAGTGCACGAAATGCAACTCCTGGAGATCGAGTTACCGCAGGACCCCTGGGACGTTCCCGTAGATATCATAGCCACGAACTCGAGGCTGCTGAGATGCGATAGAGCCGCGATTAGACCTCTCGGAGTGCTCTGGGAATGCGTCGATGACGAGATGAGGGCGAGGATCCCAATTCTCGCAGAGCTAGAGAGGATCTCACCGAGGCGAGCTCGTTAA
- a CDS encoding 6-carboxytetrahydropterin synthase translates to MPTVGLRGLKFDAAHYTSGSSSKCGNLHGHTFKVTVEVERPIDPETGMVLDFDFLRRVVVDVLSEYDHKVLLPSSGARKLECLDRGEVKLLKYPHATTEYIAMELAEEISRRLGTRVRLELQEGEGGYVRVEV, encoded by the coding sequence ATGCCGACCGTCGGACTGAGAGGCTTAAAGTTCGACGCCGCACACTACACGTCCGGCTCGAGTTCCAAGTGCGGTAATCTACACGGACATACCTTCAAAGTGACCGTCGAGGTCGAGAGGCCTATAGACCCTGAGACGGGTATGGTGCTCGATTTCGATTTCTTGAGACGCGTCGTGGTGGATGTGCTCTCAGAATACGACCACAAAGTTCTCCTGCCATCGTCGGGAGCTCGAAAGCTCGAGTGCCTCGACCGGGGCGAGGTCAAGCTTCTCAAGTACCCCCACGCGACGACGGAATACATAGCCATGGAATTAGCCGAGGAAATTAGCAGAAGACTGGGGACTCGAGTGCGGCTCGAGCTGCAAGAGGGCGAAGGAGGCTATGTCCGCGTGGAGGTGTGA
- a CDS encoding GTP cyclohydrolase, FolE2/MptA family: protein MSSKSVPDVHSESPEHPVALNLVGLSRYPVLLRFESSRGSCSESPGLAEAHVDLPAHVRGLHASRTSRALREVLYEKGDCRRLEEQALLAAERLLDLHEYSSRALVRLRSRLIIGDQAIDVSGGAIVDRRGERVVSLGVSFEGLTSCPSAREIFAYFEGLDRNKAPTHTQRARLTVDLEFVDGLLAITPVELYEMLARVFVKLPAGSLSRVEEYEVVKSLVERALFAEDVARRAAKIIEEGFAGSRRGRAHIVVRAEESVHSYDLLASTLVQF, encoded by the coding sequence GTGAGCTCGAAGTCGGTTCCGGATGTGCACTCGGAGAGTCCCGAGCACCCCGTGGCTCTGAACCTCGTCGGCCTCAGCCGCTACCCTGTGCTGCTGCGCTTCGAGTCGAGCAGAGGCTCTTGCAGCGAGAGCCCCGGTCTCGCGGAGGCTCACGTCGATCTGCCGGCTCACGTGCGCGGACTGCACGCCTCTAGGACCTCGAGAGCTCTGCGCGAGGTACTCTACGAGAAGGGGGATTGCCGCCGATTAGAGGAGCAGGCCCTCCTTGCAGCGGAGAGGCTGCTCGACTTGCACGAGTATTCTAGCAGAGCTCTTGTGAGACTACGCTCGCGCTTGATAATCGGTGACCAGGCCATCGACGTCTCGGGCGGAGCGATCGTTGATCGACGAGGCGAGAGAGTCGTGAGCCTCGGCGTGTCCTTCGAAGGCCTGACCTCCTGTCCCTCGGCTCGGGAGATCTTCGCCTACTTCGAGGGGCTCGACAGGAATAAAGCACCGACGCACACTCAGAGAGCGAGGCTGACAGTGGATCTCGAGTTCGTAGATGGTCTCCTCGCCATTACCCCCGTCGAGCTCTACGAGATGCTCGCGAGGGTCTTCGTCAAGCTGCCGGCTGGCTCCTTGAGCAGGGTAGAGGAGTACGAGGTGGTGAAGAGTCTCGTCGAGAGGGCGCTGTTCGCCGAAGACGTGGCCAGGAGAGCGGCCAAGATCATCGAAGAGGGCTTCGCCGGCTCGAGGCGAGGGCGCGCCCACATTGTGGTGAGGGCCGAGGAGTCCGTGCACAGCTACGACCTCCTCGCCTCGACTCTCGTTCAATTTTGA